The proteins below come from a single Micromonospora citrea genomic window:
- a CDS encoding YqjF family protein — protein sequence MHIEPVDCAPEQAFPRTVLRQRWEDLTFLHWAVAPERVAPLLPAGTRPDTLDGLTYVGLIGFRMVGLGLGRGPGVPYLGTFWETNVRLYSVDVTGRRAVVFRSLDASRLVPVLVARATLRLPYIWSAMRLERDGDRRTYRCRRRWPGPAGATSRMEVRVGGPIADPTPLERFVTARWGLHTRAYGRTLHLPNWHPRWPLHRAELLRLDDELVAAAGLPAPSGPPASVLYSPGVPVRFGPPARSDVWSAAARASG from the coding sequence GTGCACATCGAGCCGGTGGACTGCGCGCCCGAGCAGGCGTTTCCGCGAACCGTCCTGCGGCAGCGCTGGGAGGACCTCACCTTCCTGCACTGGGCGGTCGCGCCGGAACGCGTCGCGCCGCTGCTGCCGGCCGGCACCCGGCCGGACACCCTCGACGGGCTGACCTACGTCGGCCTGATCGGCTTTCGCATGGTGGGGCTGGGCCTCGGCCGGGGCCCGGGCGTGCCGTATCTCGGCACCTTCTGGGAGACCAATGTCCGGCTCTACTCCGTCGACGTGACCGGGCGGCGGGCCGTGGTGTTCCGCTCGCTCGACGCGTCCCGGCTGGTTCCCGTGCTGGTCGCGCGTGCGACCCTGCGGCTGCCGTACATCTGGTCGGCGATGCGGCTGGAGCGCGACGGCGACCGGCGCACCTACCGGTGCCGGCGTCGCTGGCCCGGCCCCGCCGGAGCGACCAGCCGGATGGAGGTCCGGGTGGGCGGGCCGATCGCCGACCCCACCCCGCTGGAGCGCTTCGTCACCGCCCGCTGGGGTCTGCACACCCGGGCGTACGGTCGCACGCTGCACCTGCCGAACTGGCACCCCCGCTGGCCGCTGCACCGCGCCGAGCTGCTGCGTCTCGACGACGAGCTGGTCGCGGCCGCCGGGCTGCCCGCGCCGAGCGGGCCGCCGGCCAGCGTGCTGTATTCCCCCGGCGTGCCGGTCCGGTTCGGGCCACCCGCCCGCAGCGACGTCTGGTCGGCCGCGGC
- a CDS encoding MmcQ/YjbR family DNA-binding protein yields MVTVDDVRALARTLPRSSEHLVRDRVKFRVGSIVYVAFSRDEQTMGFGYPKEQRDGLVAAEPDLFFLPGAADLRFNWVCCHLARLDQDQMTELVTEAWRMVVPKFLARQRLGH; encoded by the coding sequence GTGGTGACCGTCGACGACGTCCGCGCGCTGGCCCGGACGCTGCCCCGCAGCAGCGAGCACCTCGTCCGCGACCGGGTGAAGTTCCGGGTCGGCTCGATCGTCTACGTGGCGTTCTCCCGCGACGAGCAGACGATGGGCTTCGGCTACCCGAAGGAGCAGCGGGACGGCCTCGTCGCCGCCGAGCCGGACCTGTTCTTCCTGCCCGGCGCGGCCGACCTGCGGTTCAACTGGGTGTGCTGCCATCTCGCCCGCCTCGACCAGGACCAGATGACCGAGCTGGTGACGGAGGCCTGGCGGATGGTGGTGCCCAAGTTCCTCGCCCGGCAGCGGCTGGGCCACTGA
- the rpsN gene encoding 30S ribosomal protein S14, translated as MARRCLGDRQARREELVARHAARRAELKGVVAHPATPPDVRDDAVRRLARLPRDGSRVRLRSRDAVDGRPRGVLARFGLSRMRFRAMALRGELPGVRKASR; from the coding sequence ATGGCGCGCCGGTGCCTCGGCGACCGGCAGGCGCGCCGCGAGGAACTCGTGGCCCGCCACGCCGCTCGGCGCGCCGAGCTGAAGGGCGTCGTCGCCCATCCCGCCACCCCTCCCGACGTGCGCGACGACGCCGTCCGGCGACTCGCCCGACTGCCCCGGGACGGCAGTCGCGTGCGGCTGCGCAGCCGGGACGCCGTCGACGGCCGGCCGCGCGGCGTGCTGGCCCGCTTCGGCCTGTCCCGGATGCGGTTTCGCGCGATGGCGCTGCGCGGCGAGCTGCCCGGGGTGCGCAAGGCGTCACGATGA
- the rpmG gene encoding 50S ribosomal protein L33: MARRTGSRPVVRLRSTAGTGYAYVTRKNRRNDPDRLVLRRYDPVVRRHVDFREER; the protein is encoded by the coding sequence ATGGCCCGGCGGACCGGGAGTCGCCCGGTGGTGAGGCTCCGCAGCACCGCCGGCACGGGCTACGCCTACGTCACCCGCAAGAACCGCCGCAACGACCCGGACCGGCTGGTGCTGCGCAGGTACGACCCGGTGGTGCGCCGGCACGTCGACTTTCGCGAGGAGCGCTGA
- the rpmB gene encoding 50S ribosomal protein L28, with amino-acid sequence MSRRCDVTGASPSFGNAVSHSHRRTRRRWNPNLQSHRYWLPSERRWVRLTLTARALRTVDRDGIEKVVARLRARGVKL; translated from the coding sequence GTGTCCAGACGATGTGACGTGACCGGTGCCAGCCCCAGCTTCGGCAACGCCGTCTCCCACTCCCACCGGCGCACCCGCCGACGGTGGAACCCGAACCTGCAGAGCCATCGCTACTGGCTGCCGTCCGAGCGGCGGTGGGTGCGCCTGACGCTCACGGCCAGGGCGCTGCGGACCGTCGACCGGGACGGCATCGAGAAGGTCGTCGCCCGGCTGCGCGCCCGGGGGGTGAAGTTGTGA
- a CDS encoding CobW family GTP-binding protein, which translates to MPTSPLAPAETGASAADTRPSLTVLSGFWPAATYAVARTLLAADPSLLLIRHDLADVHRGSVHRVVRDGAGILEDERVALAHGCVSCTLREDVLPTLARLARAQPGRGLLLMLPEVVEPEAVAAACARCPVDGTPITELLRIDSYTTVVDIEHLLDGLASTDDLKSLGIQAADNDDRALADVVVRQIEYADTLVLWGESREGAYDSERLGVLLARIAPWAVQVRVDGDVVDARELTRRLRDTGRHRPETPAVLARGLEGHVLGVHEPQPDCGVVSVLFRARRPFHPDRLHDVLEDVNAEVLRSRGHLWLASQPETVIAWDFAGGGLSLGSLGQWLVAVPDDRWDDASTHRQLAATLDWDPYYGDRQQHLVFVGLDLDPARLRRMLGACLLTDAELADGEEVWRTYRDPFAGCFPPTTPDTRTKGDAPA; encoded by the coding sequence ATGCCGACGTCACCCCTCGCGCCGGCCGAGACCGGCGCCTCGGCGGCCGACACCCGCCCGTCCCTGACCGTCCTCAGCGGCTTCTGGCCGGCCGCGACGTACGCGGTCGCCCGGACCCTGCTCGCCGCGGACCCGAGCCTGCTGCTGATCCGCCACGACCTCGCCGACGTCCACCGGGGCAGCGTCCACCGGGTGGTACGTGACGGCGCGGGCATCCTGGAGGACGAACGCGTCGCCCTGGCACACGGCTGCGTCTCGTGCACGCTGCGGGAGGACGTGCTGCCCACCCTCGCCCGGCTCGCCCGTGCCCAGCCCGGCAGGGGCCTGCTGCTGATGCTGCCCGAGGTGGTGGAACCGGAGGCGGTGGCGGCCGCCTGCGCGCGGTGCCCCGTCGACGGGACACCGATCACCGAGCTGTTGCGGATCGACTCCTACACCACCGTCGTCGACATCGAGCACCTGCTCGACGGCCTGGCCAGCACCGACGACCTCAAGTCGCTCGGCATCCAGGCCGCCGACAACGACGACCGGGCGCTCGCCGACGTCGTCGTCCGCCAGATCGAGTACGCCGACACGCTCGTCCTGTGGGGAGAGTCCCGCGAGGGGGCGTACGACAGCGAACGTCTCGGGGTGCTGCTCGCCCGGATCGCGCCCTGGGCGGTCCAGGTCCGCGTCGACGGCGACGTCGTCGACGCCCGCGAGTTGACCCGTCGACTGCGGGACACCGGGCGGCACCGCCCGGAGACCCCCGCCGTGCTGGCCCGGGGCCTGGAGGGCCACGTCCTCGGCGTACACGAGCCGCAACCCGACTGCGGGGTGGTCTCCGTCCTGTTCCGCGCGCGCCGGCCGTTCCACCCCGACCGGCTGCACGACGTGCTCGAGGACGTCAACGCCGAGGTGCTGCGCTCGCGCGGCCACCTCTGGCTCGCCAGCCAGCCCGAGACCGTGATCGCCTGGGACTTCGCCGGCGGCGGTCTCAGCCTCGGGTCACTCGGGCAGTGGCTGGTGGCCGTTCCCGACGACCGCTGGGACGACGCCTCCACCCACCGGCAGCTCGCCGCCACCCTCGACTGGGACCCCTACTACGGCGACCGCCAGCAGCATCTGGTCTTCGTCGGTCTGGACCTCGATCCGGCGCGGCTGCGGCGCATGCTCGGCGCGTGCCTGCTCACCGACGCGGAACTCGCCGACGGCGAGGAGGTCTGGCGGACCTACCGGGACCCGTTCGCCGGCTGCTTCCCGCCGACCACCCCCGACACCCGGACCAAGGGAGACGCTCCCGCATGA
- a CDS encoding STAS domain-containing protein: MTVVPDHHRMTLICDTCGDIVTAAAGVLTDVDVVWALVAEHGWSGSPFAAGPHRCPHCSLLPASGGGPAPCGDHGPGGILGIDHLGDATVVTATGDIDLDSGDTLRAALRHAADMGGHVVVDLSRVHVIDSTGLGVLVRAHRDARDRGVTLCLAAPSGFVRTVLHTMRLDAALPVFDSRDDALARLTAARPAPPRVRTGDPVAARPR; encoded by the coding sequence ATGACCGTCGTCCCGGACCACCACCGGATGACACTGATCTGCGACACCTGCGGCGACATCGTCACCGCGGCCGCGGGCGTCCTGACCGACGTCGACGTCGTCTGGGCCCTCGTCGCGGAGCACGGCTGGAGCGGCTCCCCGTTCGCGGCCGGCCCGCACCGCTGTCCCCACTGCAGTCTGCTGCCGGCCTCCGGGGGCGGGCCCGCGCCGTGCGGGGACCACGGCCCGGGCGGCATCCTCGGCATCGACCACCTCGGCGACGCCACCGTCGTCACGGCCACCGGTGACATCGATCTCGACAGTGGCGACACGCTCCGCGCCGCCCTGCGGCACGCCGCCGACATGGGCGGACACGTGGTGGTCGACCTCAGCCGCGTGCACGTCATCGACTCCACCGGGCTGGGCGTGCTCGTGCGCGCCCACCGCGACGCCCGCGACCGCGGCGTCACGCTCTGCCTGGCCGCGCCGTCCGGATTCGTCCGCACGGTGCTGCACACCATGCGCCTGGACGCGGCCCTGCCCGTCTTCGACAGCCGCGACGACGCCCTCGCCCGGCTGACCGCGGCACGGCCCGCTCCGCCGCGTGTCCGCACAGGAGATCCGGTCGCCGCCCGGCCGCGCTGA
- the bla gene encoding class A beta-lactamase, with translation MIRDASTPPAVSRRALLGLAAALPLAGCAKDGTPAAAPSPTVSSAASSSPTTTPDGRDPRLTELERKYGARLGVYALATGTGATVAHRADERFAFCSAFKGLAAAAVLHRNPLSHLDTVVRYAERDLMKSSAITRRHVATGMTVRQVCDAAVRFSDGTAGNLLLRDLGGPAELTAYVRGLGDTVTRMDRFEPHIVTAVPGDLRDTTSPRAIGTDYQKIVLGDALPPDKRAFLRGLLERNATGAGARRIRAGVPKGWTVADKTGTGDYGTVNDIAVVWPPQAAPLVVSIMSSKAARDAEYDQELLAEAAAHVVATLT, from the coding sequence ATGATCCGTGACGCCTCGACGCCACCGGCCGTCAGCCGCCGCGCCCTGCTGGGGCTGGCGGCGGCACTGCCGCTGGCCGGATGCGCGAAGGACGGGACGCCCGCCGCCGCCCCCTCCCCGACCGTGTCGTCCGCCGCGTCCTCCTCCCCCACCACGACGCCGGACGGCCGCGATCCCCGCCTGACCGAACTGGAGCGGAAGTACGGCGCCCGCCTCGGGGTGTACGCCCTCGCCACCGGCACCGGCGCCACCGTCGCCCACCGGGCCGACGAGCGGTTCGCCTTCTGCTCCGCGTTCAAGGGGCTGGCGGCAGCGGCGGTGCTGCACCGCAACCCGCTGTCGCACCTGGACACGGTCGTCAGATACGCCGAGCGTGACCTGATGAAGAGTTCCGCCATCACCCGCAGGCACGTGGCCACGGGGATGACGGTCCGGCAGGTGTGCGACGCCGCGGTCCGCTTCAGCGACGGCACGGCCGGCAACCTCCTGCTCCGCGACCTGGGTGGTCCCGCCGAGCTCACGGCGTACGTCCGTGGCCTCGGCGACACCGTCACGCGGATGGACCGCTTCGAGCCGCACATCGTGACGGCCGTCCCCGGGGACCTGCGCGACACCACTTCTCCCCGAGCCATCGGCACCGACTACCAGAAGATCGTGCTGGGCGACGCCCTGCCGCCGGACAAGCGCGCCTTCCTGCGCGGCCTGCTGGAGCGCAACGCCACCGGGGCGGGCGCCCGGCGCATCCGGGCGGGCGTGCCGAAGGGCTGGACCGTGGCGGACAAGACCGGGACCGGCGACTACGGCACCGTCAACGACATCGCCGTCGTGTGGCCCCCGCAGGCCGCACCCCTCGTCGTCTCGATCATGTCCAGCAAGGCCGCCCGGGACGCCGAGTACGACCAGGAGCTCCTCGCCGAGGCGGCCGCCCACGTCGTGGCCACGCTCACCTGA
- a CDS encoding TetR/AcrR family transcriptional regulator: protein MVYRSTERVRARLSASRERIIAAALEIMAGAGYAGCSVAAVAERAGVATGTVYRHFPAKADLFAEVFRTASQREVDAVARAAALERTAARQVSAVVETFCGRALKSPRLAYALLAEPVDPAVDAERLVFRRAYAELIAGHVAAGVASGELPAQDPELTAAALVGALAEAMVGPLAAGVAGPGTVPGLITFSHRALGVSP from the coding sequence GTGGTCTACCGGAGCACCGAGCGGGTCAGGGCTCGGCTGAGCGCGTCGCGGGAGCGGATCATCGCCGCCGCGCTGGAGATCATGGCCGGGGCCGGGTACGCCGGCTGCTCCGTCGCCGCCGTGGCCGAGCGGGCCGGCGTGGCGACCGGCACCGTCTACCGGCACTTCCCCGCCAAGGCCGACCTGTTCGCCGAGGTGTTCCGCACCGCCTCCCAGCGCGAGGTGGACGCGGTGGCGCGTGCCGCCGCGCTGGAGAGGACCGCCGCCCGGCAGGTCTCCGCCGTCGTCGAGACGTTCTGCGGTCGCGCGCTGAAGTCGCCGCGGCTGGCGTACGCCCTGCTGGCCGAGCCGGTCGATCCCGCGGTCGACGCCGAGCGGCTGGTCTTCCGCCGCGCGTACGCCGAACTGATCGCCGGCCACGTCGCGGCGGGCGTGGCAAGCGGCGAGCTGCCCGCGCAGGACCCGGAGCTGACCGCAGCCGCGCTGGTCGGCGCCCTGGCCGAGGCGATGGTCGGCCCGCTGGCGGCCGGCGTCGCCGGCCCGGGCACCGTCCCCGGCCTGATCACCTTCAGCCACCGAGCGTTGGGAGTGTCGCCGTGA
- a CDS encoding isovaleryl-CoA dehydrogenase produces MTTHEVFNQVPPLVGHDTADDPALLDGLAREGAGWAVAELHELGRIGGAEQAAEQGRLANEHPPVLRTHDRYGHRIDEVEFHPAWHELMRTAVTHGLHAAPWADDRPGAHVARAAGFYVWRPDAGHGCPISMTYAAVPALRHAPELAARYEPLLTARTYDFGLRPPLAKRGLLAGMSMTEKQGGSDVRANATTARPEPDGTYRLVGHKWFTSAPMCDLFLTLAQAPGGLTCFLVPRVLPDGTRNPMRLMRLKDKLGNRSNASAEVEYEHAVAWRVGDEGRGVRTIIDMVNLTRLDCVIGAAAGMRQGVLTAAHHATHRRAFGRYLVDQPLMRNVLADLAVESEAATVLMMRLAGATDRSARGDAGETAFKRLALAVGKYWVCKRWPAHAAEALECLGGNGYVEESGMPRLFRESPLNSIWEGSGNVAALDVLRALGREPQVMEAFQAEVGAAAGADARLDAAVRQVRAELSDHDDLELRARRVVERLALVLQGSLLVRHGHPAVADAFCASRLGGDHGQAYGTLPAGVDFAAIISRAVPKVA; encoded by the coding sequence GTGACGACGCACGAGGTCTTCAACCAGGTCCCCCCGCTGGTCGGCCACGACACGGCCGACGACCCGGCGCTGCTGGACGGTCTCGCGCGGGAGGGCGCCGGCTGGGCCGTCGCCGAACTGCACGAGCTCGGCCGGATCGGCGGCGCCGAGCAGGCGGCCGAACAGGGGCGGCTGGCTAACGAGCACCCGCCCGTCCTGCGCACCCACGACCGCTACGGCCACCGCATCGACGAGGTGGAGTTCCATCCCGCGTGGCACGAGCTGATGCGCACCGCGGTCACGCACGGCCTGCACGCCGCCCCGTGGGCGGACGACCGGCCGGGCGCCCACGTGGCGCGGGCGGCCGGGTTCTACGTCTGGCGTCCCGACGCCGGGCACGGCTGCCCGATCTCGATGACGTACGCGGCGGTGCCCGCGCTGCGGCACGCCCCGGAGCTGGCCGCGCGGTACGAGCCGCTGCTCACCGCCCGCACGTACGACTTCGGGCTGCGCCCGCCGCTGGCGAAGCGGGGACTGCTGGCCGGCATGTCGATGACGGAGAAGCAGGGCGGCTCGGACGTACGCGCCAACGCCACCACCGCCCGCCCCGAGCCGGACGGCACCTACCGGCTCGTCGGGCACAAGTGGTTCACGTCGGCGCCGATGTGCGACCTCTTCCTCACCCTCGCCCAGGCGCCCGGCGGGCTCACCTGCTTCCTCGTACCCCGCGTCCTGCCGGACGGCACGCGCAACCCGATGCGGCTGATGCGCCTCAAGGACAAGCTCGGCAACCGGTCCAACGCCTCCGCCGAGGTCGAGTACGAACACGCCGTGGCCTGGCGCGTCGGGGACGAGGGCCGGGGCGTTCGCACCATCATCGACATGGTCAACCTGACCCGCCTCGACTGCGTCATCGGGGCGGCGGCCGGGATGCGCCAAGGCGTGCTCACCGCCGCCCACCACGCCACCCACCGGCGGGCCTTCGGCCGGTACCTGGTCGACCAGCCGCTGATGCGCAACGTGCTCGCCGACCTCGCCGTCGAGTCCGAGGCCGCCACCGTGCTCATGATGCGGCTCGCCGGAGCGACCGACCGGTCCGCGCGCGGCGACGCCGGCGAGACCGCCTTCAAACGGCTCGCCCTCGCCGTCGGCAAGTACTGGGTCTGCAAGCGTTGGCCGGCCCACGCCGCCGAGGCTCTCGAGTGCCTGGGCGGCAACGGCTACGTCGAGGAATCCGGGATGCCCCGACTGTTCCGCGAGTCGCCGCTGAACTCCATCTGGGAGGGCTCCGGCAACGTCGCCGCGCTGGACGTGCTGCGCGCCCTGGGCCGGGAACCGCAGGTCATGGAGGCGTTCCAGGCCGAGGTGGGCGCGGCCGCCGGCGCCGACGCGCGGCTCGACGCCGCGGTGCGGCAGGTGCGGGCCGAACTGTCCGACCACGACGACCTCGAACTGCGGGCCCGCCGCGTCGTGGAACGGCTCGCCCTGGTCCTCCAGGGGTCGCTGCTGGTGCGGCACGGCCATCCGGCCGTCGCCGACGCCTTCTGCGCCTCCCGGCTCGGCGGCGACCACGGCCAGGCGTACGGCACCCTGCCGGCCGGGGTGGACTTCGCCGCGATCATCTCCCGCGCCGTGCCGAAGGTGGCCTGA
- a CDS encoding adenylate kinase, which produces MSAPSRILVYAVYGAGKSTLAARLSERLGLPWYPVDDLLWEPGWVEVPVARQRSRIEALCRRDRWILDGAYHGWRDVVLARADLVVGLDYPRWLSFWRLLRRTVRRLVTGEEICNGNRESLGSVLSHDSILLWHVTAFGRARRRMRAWQADPTGPPVLLFRSPAALDRWLAGVPVRSDAPAPEALRPPSARRGR; this is translated from the coding sequence GTGAGCGCCCCGTCCCGCATCCTGGTCTACGCGGTGTACGGGGCCGGCAAGTCCACCCTGGCGGCGCGTCTGTCCGAGCGCCTGGGGCTGCCGTGGTACCCGGTCGACGACCTGCTGTGGGAGCCCGGCTGGGTCGAGGTGCCGGTCGCGCGGCAGCGCAGCCGGATCGAGGCGCTCTGCCGGCGCGACCGCTGGATCCTCGACGGCGCGTACCACGGCTGGCGCGACGTGGTGCTCGCCCGCGCCGACCTGGTCGTCGGCCTCGACTACCCGCGCTGGCTCTCCTTCTGGCGGCTGCTGCGCCGCACCGTCCGTCGGCTGGTGACCGGTGAGGAGATCTGCAACGGCAACCGGGAGTCGCTGGGCAGCGTGCTGTCCCACGACTCGATCCTGCTCTGGCACGTCACGGCGTTCGGCCGGGCCCGGCGGCGGATGCGGGCCTGGCAGGCCGACCCGACCGGGCCGCCGGTGCTGCTGTTCCGCTCCCCGGCGGCCCTGGACCGCTGGCTGGCGGGCGTGCCCGTCCGGTCGGACGCGCCGGCGCCGGAGGCCCTCAGGCCACCTTCGGCACGGCGCGGGAGATGA